The proteins below come from a single Campylobacter concisus genomic window:
- a CDS encoding response regulator transcription factor: protein MQVILFTQNSALNNIWRSYFTGNSDVKFIHNRKEFFSHINDDVDIIGIDIDVFKDNIDDVIKNIIEKSPNIKILILSNRPTINEGKHLLTLGIKGYANSHMRKTHFEDAFETIFNGNIWLYQEFVQAMISELTGSYINSESEKVDKKTDLSELSSREREIADLIYQGLTNNEISEKTGITLRTVKAHTSSIYSKLNVKDRIGLVLLMKQLDA from the coding sequence ATGCAAGTTATTTTATTTACACAAAATAGTGCATTAAACAATATTTGGAGAAGCTATTTTACTGGCAATAGCGATGTGAAATTTATACATAATAGAAAAGAGTTTTTTTCTCATATAAATGATGATGTTGATATTATAGGCATTGATATTGATGTTTTTAAAGATAATATTGATGATGTTATAAAAAATATAATTGAAAAATCCCCAAATATAAAAATACTCATACTCTCAAATAGGCCAACGATAAACGAAGGCAAGCATCTGCTTACGCTTGGAATCAAGGGCTATGCAAATTCTCACATGAGAAAGACTCACTTTGAAGATGCTTTTGAAACTATTTTCAATGGAAATATATGGCTTTACCAAGAATTTGTTCAGGCAATGATTAGTGAGCTAACCGGCTCATATATTAATAGCGAAAGTGAAAAGGTAGACAAAAAGACCGACCTCTCTGAGCTTAGTTCAAGGGAAAGAGAAATTGCAGATTTAATCTATCAGGGTCTAACAAATAATGAAATTTCAGAAAAAACAGGCATTACACTAAGAACAGTCAAAGCACATACAAGCTCGATTTATAGTAAGTTAAATGTAAAGGATAGAATAGGGCTTGTGCTTTTGATGAAGCAGCTCGACGCATAA
- a CDS encoding TolC family outer membrane protein encodes MKKMLAISALAVTVLSAQDVPYRIFLASFAQDDNQARIDSAINKVNSKISDSRLTTGIYEVGGRKFLYVDTTPVSEDEANSLLVKVQNESGYKDALMRPKAPVADTQTTKKSNIEQAISTEVKPVAQVDDGVLTLDQVIKTILNENPSLKATEFNYLQVGKDLKIAKNAYYPTLDAAARVGYEKKRLDDGVSTRRGDGRISGTSLTLVENLYNGGADKNRINSQSARLDSAAYSVAQAADRLTLNAANAYLQVLQTKRILDIEEENVKSHEEIYSQIKDRARSGYGVASEERQAGSRYTLAQSNYTAAKNNYEDALSTFEKLYGKKVAAKNLVMPEFSLPLPSTKEAVYNKAILCNPSLLVQKSNIAMAESVVKEKNAPFLPKLDLVVSGAYDHSNVLYDNYEEQTFDALLRLNYNLYNKGNDKLDKEKSQLAVQQEQQTLDNLVRELKESLEFSWQNYVLNQEKMGYLNQHVEYAKATLDAYQDEFRIGRRDLINLLDAENEYNSALKEIATTETALSYARYRLLDNMGMISDSFEPGFAKRYIQGACSIQNDLR; translated from the coding sequence ATGAAAAAGATGTTAGCAATTAGTGCTTTGGCAGTAACTGTGCTGTCAGCTCAAGATGTTCCTTATAGGATTTTTCTAGCTTCATTTGCACAAGATGATAATCAGGCTAGAATCGACAGTGCTATTAATAAAGTTAATAGTAAAATTTCTGACAGTAGGCTGACCACAGGCATCTATGAGGTTGGTGGACGAAAATTTTTATATGTTGACACAACCCCAGTCTCTGAGGATGAAGCTAATAGTCTATTAGTTAAAGTTCAAAACGAATCAGGCTATAAGGATGCTTTAATGAGACCAAAAGCACCTGTAGCTGATACTCAAACAACAAAAAAATCTAATATAGAACAAGCTATATCAACTGAAGTAAAACCAGTAGCACAAGTTGATGATGGAGTTTTGACTTTAGATCAAGTTATAAAGACTATTTTAAATGAAAATCCAAGTTTAAAAGCTACAGAATTTAACTATCTACAAGTTGGCAAAGATCTAAAAATAGCAAAAAATGCCTATTATCCAACACTTGACGCTGCTGCTAGAGTGGGATATGAGAAAAAACGCCTTGATGATGGAGTTTCTACAAGAAGAGGAGATGGAAGAATTTCTGGCACATCTCTAACCTTAGTTGAAAATTTATACAATGGTGGTGCTGATAAAAATAGAATAAATTCCCAAAGCGCAAGGCTTGATTCAGCTGCTTATTCAGTAGCACAAGCTGCAGATAGACTTACATTAAATGCTGCGAATGCTTACTTGCAAGTTCTTCAAACTAAGAGAATTTTAGACATTGAAGAAGAAAACGTAAAGAGTCATGAGGAAATTTATAGTCAAATTAAAGATAGAGCAAGATCAGGTTATGGCGTAGCTTCCGAAGAGAGACAAGCTGGATCGCGCTATACTCTAGCTCAATCAAACTATACAGCCGCTAAAAATAACTATGAAGATGCACTTTCTACATTTGAGAAATTATATGGAAAAAAAGTTGCAGCTAAAAATTTAGTAATGCCTGAGTTTAGCCTTCCTTTGCCTAGCACAAAAGAAGCTGTTTATAACAAAGCAATTCTTTGCAATCCGTCACTTTTGGTTCAAAAATCAAATATTGCTATGGCAGAGTCAGTTGTAAAAGAGAAAAATGCGCCTTTCTTACCAAAATTAGATCTTGTTGTATCTGGTGCGTATGATCATTCAAATGTTTTATATGACAATTATGAAGAACAAACATTTGACGCACTTTTAAGACTAAACTATAACCTTTACAATAAAGGTAATGATAAACTAGATAAAGAAAAAAGCCAACTTGCCGTTCAACAAGAGCAACAAACTTTAGATAATCTTGTAAGAGAGCTTAAAGAATCTTTGGAATTTTCATGGCAAAATTATGTTCTTAATCAAGAAAAAATGGGATATCTAAATCAACACGTTGAATATGCTAAAGCTACACTTGATGCTTATCAGGATGAATTTAGAATCGGTCGTCGTGATCTTATAAACTTGCTTGATGCCGAAAATGAATACAACTCTGCATTAAAAGAGATCGCTACAACTGAGACAGCACTATCTTATGCAAGATACAGACTGTTAGATAATATGGGAATGATCTCAGATAGCTTTGAACCAGGTTTTGCAAAGAGATACATTCAAGGTGCTTGCAGCATTCAAAACGATTTAAGATAA
- a CDS encoding transglutaminase-like cysteine peptidase codes for MRVKTNFWTLIVSVLFLLLASAIGDFIKSTTIAKVAKIYGEDARRRASALNSLMTSLQDATEQEKLIKVNDFFNSFRWVDDMQLWHKKDYWATRMEFIGKGAGDCEDYVIAKYFTLKQLGIPTQKLYFTYVKALRYNQAHMVLAYYDTPKSIPLILDNINGKIKIATQRTDLVPVYSFNGDSLYLAKQEGLGQAIPGGNKKQNPKWVELIDRIGKEDL; via the coding sequence ATGAGGGTCAAGACAAATTTTTGGACGCTTATTGTAAGCGTCCTTTTTTTATTATTAGCGAGTGCTATTGGAGATTTTATAAAATCAACAACTATAGCAAAGGTAGCTAAAATTTATGGAGAAGATGCAAGAAGAAGGGCCTCTGCTCTAAATTCTTTAATGACTTCATTGCAAGATGCAACTGAACAAGAGAAATTAATAAAAGTGAATGACTTTTTTAACTCTTTTAGATGGGTTGATGATATGCAGCTTTGGCACAAAAAGGATTATTGGGCTACTAGAATGGAATTTATAGGAAAAGGTGCTGGTGACTGCGAAGACTACGTTATTGCAAAATATTTTACACTAAAGCAGCTAGGAATTCCAACTCAAAAATTATACTTCACATATGTTAAAGCCTTAAGATACAATCAAGCTCATATGGTTTTAGCATACTATGATACACCAAAATCTATTCCATTAATTTTAGATAACATAAATGGTAAAATAAAAATCGCAACTCAAAGAACAGACCTTGTTCCAGTTTATAGTTTTAATGGTGATTCGCTATACTTGGCAAAACAAGAAGGTCTTGGTCAAGCAATACCAGGTGGAAATAAAAAACAAAATCCTAAGTGGGTGGAACTAATAGATAGGATAGGAAAAGAGGATTTATGA
- a CDS encoding LapD/MoxY N-terminal periplasmic domain-containing protein encodes MTLFKQIMIAVITFGIMIFMAVGYLNFKSLNGYINDQLGENARHTANSLGLALKPIIDPDDMSLAQTMINSMFDSGRYKLIKLEDVDGKVLIENSQQTVVKDIPEWFYKIAKFEAPIADSEIMTGWAKFGTLYVQGSTALAYNELYTNSKNIFNFLLLMIIVTLVVAYFALKAIFRPLMKVQDQAEAILDNKFIIQKRIPFTADLKKMVLAMNSMVSKVKDIFEREAATLSKYQELLYKDTMSGANNRRFFQTKFSEYLASEEYSSGVALLVSFKDLINLKSTLGFEKWQSVVMKIAQILQEKSIHNDKNAVVARLNDNDFIVLSYGRNSSNFLALCDEIMNEFKKLYANFALNDSEYPVNAAIVEYSPNSDIKTLLTSADVTLASSRLAGSFTYKVFNENQNTLVIGKEKYKELIFDSIKEDEFKFAAQKVIDLNSNFEQYELYLRLVDKDGVWRMASYFMPMVNELNLGAMLDLHILNRVARILPENILPSGNLAINLGKEILNSDENFSKLEATLKKISQISKYKNYIEIPNKDDISIESIVKLTKKLKELGFGFGFDHFELNAKGIEKLKEFNPDYVKIQSNVLIDFLSDKSGVNTKQSLDVVLSSKDIILIAIGVEGEEQKKKLIDLGIKNMQGIYIDEIKNIG; translated from the coding sequence ATGACGCTATTTAAACAAATTATGATCGCCGTGATAACTTTTGGTATCATGATTTTTATGGCTGTTGGCTACTTAAATTTTAAGAGCCTAAATGGATATATTAATGACCAGCTTGGTGAAAATGCAAGGCATACAGCAAATTCGCTTGGACTTGCTTTAAAGCCTATTATCGATCCAGACGATATGTCCTTGGCTCAAACAATGATAAATTCTATGTTTGACAGCGGCAGATACAAGCTTATCAAGCTTGAAGATGTTGATGGTAAGGTTCTTATTGAAAATTCTCAACAAACTGTTGTTAAAGATATTCCTGAGTGGTTTTACAAAATAGCCAAGTTCGAAGCACCAATAGCAGATAGTGAGATTATGACTGGCTGGGCAAAATTTGGTACTCTTTATGTTCAAGGTAGCACTGCACTTGCCTACAATGAGCTTTATACTAACTCAAAAAATATTTTTAATTTTCTTCTTCTAATGATAATTGTCACTCTTGTGGTGGCATATTTCGCTCTAAAAGCTATTTTTAGACCGCTTATGAAGGTTCAAGATCAGGCTGAGGCCATACTTGATAATAAATTTATTATTCAGAAAAGAATTCCATTTACAGCTGATCTTAAAAAAATGGTTCTAGCTATGAACTCTATGGTTAGCAAGGTAAAAGACATTTTTGAGAGAGAGGCAGCCACACTTAGTAAGTATCAAGAACTTTTATATAAAGATACAATGAGCGGTGCTAATAACAGAAGATTTTTTCAAACTAAATTTAGTGAGTATCTAGCAAGTGAAGAATATTCAAGTGGTGTTGCTTTACTTGTTAGTTTTAAAGATCTAATAAATTTAAAAAGTACGCTTGGCTTTGAAAAATGGCAAAGCGTTGTAATGAAAATAGCTCAAATTTTACAAGAAAAATCAATTCATAATGATAAAAATGCGGTTGTTGCAAGGCTCAACGATAATGATTTCATCGTACTTTCGTATGGTAGAAATTCATCAAATTTCTTGGCTCTATGTGATGAAATTATGAACGAATTTAAAAAGCTTTATGCAAATTTTGCACTAAATGATAGTGAGTATCCAGTAAATGCTGCGATAGTAGAGTATTCACCAAATTCTGATATTAAGACACTTCTTACTTCAGCTGACGTTACATTGGCTAGCTCAAGACTTGCTGGAAGCTTTACATATAAGGTATTTAATGAAAATCAAAATACTTTAGTGATTGGTAAAGAGAAGTATAAAGAGCTTATTTTTGACTCAATAAAAGAGGATGAATTTAAATTTGCAGCTCAAAAAGTGATTGATCTTAATTCAAATTTTGAGCAGTATGAGCTTTATTTGAGGCTTGTTGATAAAGATGGCGTATGGCGTATGGCCTCATATTTCATGCCGATGGTTAATGAGCTAAATTTAGGTGCAATGCTTGATCTTCATATCTTAAATAGGGTAGCCAGAATTTTACCGGAGAATATCTTACCAAGCGGTAATTTAGCCATAAATTTGGGAAAAGAGATATTAAATTCAGATGAAAATTTTTCAAAACTCGAAGCTACACTTAAAAAGATAAGTCAAATTTCAAAATATAAAAACTATATAGAAATTCCAAATAAAGACGATATTAGCATAGAAAGTATAGTTAAGCTTACTAAAAAATTAAAAGAACTTGGCTTTGGATTTGGTTTTGACCACTTCGAGCTTAACGCAAAAGGTATCGAGAAACTAAAAGAATTTAACCCTGATTATGTAAAAATTCAGTCAAATGTCTTGATTGACTTCTTAAGTGATAAGTCAGGAGTAAATACAAAACAATCACTTGATGTTGTTTTAAGCTCAAAAGACATTATTTTGATCGCAATCGGTGTTGAAGGCGAAGAGCAGAAGAAAAAGTTAATCGATCTTGGCATTAAAAATATGCAAGGAATTTATATAGATGAAATTAAGAACATTGGATGA
- a CDS encoding type I secretion system permease/ATPase, with the protein MHSDKIKDELLQCLVIFTKLHNNPYSADALTIGLPVKDGDEIELFSLKSSRSLFSRAASRAGFASTLVRKDLEQISPLVLPCILMLRGKKACILQSFSKDKKTANIITPELSTGTSTIEISKLKEEYLGYAYYLKREFVPEDTSSTKLIDAGNDHWFWGTLKRSKKIYFDVVLASFIINLFVLASPLFTMNVYDRVVPNNAVETLWVLALGVSVVYGIDLFLKFVRSYFLEIAGKKSDIIMSSILFERVMDMKFSNKPKSVGSFASNLKEFDTVRNFFSSASLAAIVDLPFAIIFLIVTYFIGSYIVLVPIVIMIAILCYTFFIKDPLQNAIKSTFEASAIKNGILIESLSSLETIKTLGASGHIQWNWEEATGEIANRSIKSKIITTSITTVTSFLVQLNTIAIIVLGVYMIQDTHLTMGGLIAAVMLSSRAIAPMGQVASLAANFEQTKTAYQSLSKIMQMPVERPEGKKFVRRNSFDGKIEFKNVSFTYPDTTKGSLDRINFVIQPGEKVGIIGKNGSGKTTLQKLILGLYSPTEGSVLIDGIDINQIDPADLRRNIGYVPQDVVLFKGTVRENIVQKAPYVDDIQIIKAAKVSGVDEYVNAHPLGFDMPVFERGDGISGGQRQSIAVARAFLLDSPIILLDEPTNSLDNTVENKLKINLKTNTANKTMLLVTHRTSMLDLVDRLIVMDNGKILLDGPRDEVLARLSGK; encoded by the coding sequence ATGCATAGTGATAAGATAAAAGATGAGTTGCTTCAATGTTTGGTTATTTTTACCAAGCTCCATAATAATCCATACAGTGCCGATGCTTTAACTATTGGCTTGCCAGTAAAAGATGGCGATGAGATTGAGCTTTTTTCACTTAAAAGCTCAAGGTCTTTATTTTCTCGTGCTGCTTCTCGTGCTGGCTTTGCTTCTACTCTTGTAAGAAAAGATCTTGAACAAATCTCTCCTTTAGTTTTACCTTGCATTTTAATGCTTAGAGGCAAAAAAGCTTGCATCTTGCAATCTTTTAGTAAAGATAAAAAGACAGCAAATATCATAACACCAGAACTTTCAACTGGTACTAGCACGATAGAAATAAGTAAATTAAAAGAAGAATATTTAGGCTATGCATACTATCTAAAGCGCGAGTTTGTTCCAGAGGATACTAGCTCAACAAAGCTAATTGATGCTGGCAATGACCACTGGTTTTGGGGAACTCTAAAACGTTCAAAAAAGATTTATTTTGATGTTGTTCTTGCAAGTTTTATTATAAATTTATTTGTTCTTGCTAGTCCACTTTTTACGATGAACGTATATGACCGTGTCGTGCCAAATAATGCGGTTGAGACACTTTGGGTCTTGGCACTTGGTGTAAGTGTAGTTTATGGCATAGATCTTTTTTTAAAATTTGTAAGATCATATTTTCTTGAGATTGCTGGCAAAAAGAGTGACATCATAATGAGCTCTATTTTATTTGAGCGCGTTATGGATATGAAATTTAGCAATAAACCAAAATCTGTTGGTTCATTCGCTAGTAATCTAAAAGAGTTTGATACGGTTAGAAATTTCTTCTCATCAGCCTCATTGGCAGCCATTGTCGATCTTCCATTTGCGATCATTTTCTTGATAGTTACTTATTTTATAGGAAGCTATATCGTACTTGTGCCGATTGTTATTATGATAGCTATTTTATGTTATACGTTTTTTATAAAAGATCCACTTCAAAATGCTATTAAGAGTACATTTGAGGCTTCGGCTATAAAAAATGGAATTTTAATAGAGAGCCTTAGTAGTCTTGAGACTATCAAAACTCTTGGTGCTAGTGGCCATATACAATGGAACTGGGAAGAGGCAACTGGTGAGATAGCAAATAGAAGCATTAAATCAAAAATTATCACAACTTCGATAACCACTGTTACATCTTTTTTAGTGCAATTAAATACTATTGCCATCATCGTTCTTGGCGTCTATATGATACAAGATACACATCTTACAATGGGTGGTCTTATCGCTGCGGTTATGCTTAGCTCTCGTGCTATCGCTCCTATGGGACAGGTAGCCTCACTTGCTGCAAATTTTGAGCAGACAAAAACAGCATATCAAAGTCTTAGTAAGATTATGCAAATGCCTGTTGAAAGGCCAGAAGGCAAAAAATTTGTTAGAAGAAATTCTTTTGATGGAAAGATTGAGTTTAAGAATGTAAGCTTTACATATCCAGATACCACAAAGGGTTCGCTTGATAGGATAAATTTTGTTATTCAGCCAGGTGAAAAAGTTGGCATTATAGGCAAAAATGGCTCTGGAAAAACTACTTTACAAAAGCTCATTTTGGGACTTTACTCACCAACTGAGGGCTCAGTGCTAATCGATGGTATTGATATTAATCAAATTGATCCAGCCGATCTTAGGAGAAACATTGGCTACGTTCCGCAAGATGTTGTACTTTTTAAAGGAACGGTTAGAGAAAATATTGTTCAAAAAGCGCCATATGTTGATGATATTCAGATTATAAAAGCAGCTAAAGTAAGCGGAGTTGATGAATATGTAAATGCCCATCCACTTGGATTTGACATGCCAGTCTTTGAAAGAGGTGACGGCATAAGTGGCGGACAGCGTCAAAGCATAGCTGTGGCTAGGGCATTTTTGCTAGATAGTCCTATTATTTTGCTTGATGAGCCAACAAATTCTCTTGATAATACAGTTGAAAATAAGTTAAAAATAAATTTAAAGACAAATACAGCAAATAAAACGATGCTGCTTGTTACACATAGGACGTCGATGCTAGATCTTGTTGATAGACTTATAGTTATGGATAATGGCAAAATTTTATTGGACGGACCAAGAGATGAAGTTTTAGCAAGACTTAGTGGGAAGTGA
- a CDS encoding DUF5416 family protein has translation MGKIAFYDKKFGEYDIEKFQNLQNFYLVKDDHCCDIVNDEIERFKFSDCEIDFLRLVDVASRHKKLFESIKIQDDIVRSIKILIKGFDQSLDKFDFDPGILNLNTPYKYAISQDFFEMTIFLEEKSSVVTKFFSSIDYKIHKNGESRHVEFFINSKKIYERII, from the coding sequence ATGGGCAAGATCGCTTTTTATGATAAGAAATTTGGTGAATACGATATTGAAAAATTTCAAAATTTACAAAATTTCTATCTCGTAAAAGATGATCATTGCTGCGATATAGTTAATGATGAAATTGAACGATTTAAATTTAGTGATTGTGAAATAGATTTTTTACGATTAGTAGATGTTGCTAGTAGACATAAAAAACTATTTGAAAGTATAAAAATTCAAGATGATATAGTAAGAAGCATTAAAATTTTAATAAAAGGCTTTGACCAGAGTTTGGATAAATTTGACTTTGATCCTGGAATTTTAAATTTAAATACTCCTTATAAATATGCTATATCACAAGATTTTTTTGAAATGACTATTTTTTTAGAAGAAAAATCCTCAGTGGTTACTAAATTTTTCTCATCAATAGATTACAAGATACACAAAAATGGCGAAAGTCGTCACGTAGAATTTTTTATAAATAGTAAAAAAATTTATGAAAGAATCATATAA
- a CDS encoding HlyD family type I secretion periplasmic adaptor subunit, translated as MQEDIKNKQNENPKTEKRLISENNIKEQEEASNKILNSVDDIKSNLQTKNYDAYDLKFMSSLSEAVLAKAPSTSKKILYTVAITMFWLLVWASWAQIDEITRGSGKIIPSGKNQAIQNLEGGIVDQIFVKEGDEVKKDQILIRLDNKNFTSSYGESKLRLDELQAKFMRLDAEANDKEFDYNETRDANNSKAVRYEISLHNSNIDHLNEQIGILTEQIHQRQSELNELRNKISQTQNSYNLVLKEKAIMEPIFKKGLVSEVEYIQLQRRVNDLKGELDAAVLAVPRVESTIKEAKNKIEEAKLAFKNNAKKELNEVSAEIARINESQISLSDRVERTYVRSPVNGIVSKMMVHTVSGVIKPGENIAEIVPLEDKLVAEVKVKPADVAFLRPGLDTMVKFTAYDFSIYGGLKGKVTQISADTETNEKTGESYYLVRIETEKNYLGSEEKPLRIKVGMIVSADIITGKKTILDYLLKPILKAKQNALTER; from the coding sequence ATGCAAGAAGATATCAAGAATAAACAAAATGAAAATCCAAAAACTGAAAAAAGATTAATTTCTGAAAATAACATAAAAGAACAAGAAGAAGCTAGTAATAAAATTTTAAATAGCGTAGATGATATAAAGTCGAATCTTCAAACAAAAAATTATGATGCTTATGATTTGAAATTTATGTCAAGTCTTTCTGAGGCTGTTTTGGCTAAAGCCCCATCTACATCTAAAAAGATACTCTATACGGTTGCTATAACTATGTTTTGGCTTCTTGTTTGGGCCTCTTGGGCACAAATAGATGAGATTACAAGAGGCAGTGGTAAAATCATCCCATCTGGAAAAAACCAAGCGATACAAAATCTCGAAGGCGGTATAGTCGATCAAATTTTTGTAAAAGAGGGTGATGAGGTTAAGAAAGATCAAATTCTAATAAGGCTAGATAATAAAAATTTTACGAGTAGTTATGGTGAGTCAAAACTAAGACTTGATGAACTTCAAGCAAAATTTATGAGGCTTGACGCTGAAGCCAATGATAAAGAATTTGACTATAACGAAACAAGAGATGCCAACAATAGCAAGGCCGTAAGATACGAGATAAGCTTGCACAACTCAAACATCGATCACTTAAATGAGCAAATAGGAATTCTAACAGAGCAGATCCATCAACGCCAAAGTGAGCTAAATGAGCTTAGAAATAAAATTTCTCAAACTCAAAATAGCTACAACCTTGTTTTAAAAGAAAAAGCTATCATGGAGCCTATCTTTAAAAAAGGTCTTGTTAGCGAGGTCGAGTATATCCAGCTTCAAAGACGCGTAAATGACCTAAAAGGCGAGCTTGACGCAGCCGTTCTTGCTGTGCCAAGAGTTGAATCAACTATAAAAGAAGCTAAAAATAAGATCGAAGAAGCAAAACTTGCATTTAAAAATAATGCAAAAAAAGAGCTAAATGAAGTTTCAGCAGAGATCGCAAGGATAAATGAATCACAAATCAGTCTAAGTGATAGAGTGGAAAGAACATATGTAAGATCTCCAGTAAATGGTATCGTCAGCAAAATGATGGTTCATACCGTATCAGGAGTTATCAAGCCTGGTGAAAATATTGCCGAGATCGTTCCTCTTGAGGATAAACTGGTTGCCGAAGTAAAAGTAAAACCAGCCGATGTTGCGTTTTTGAGGCCTGGGCTTGATACGATGGTTAAATTTACGGCCTATGATTTTAGTATTTACGGTGGTTTAAAAGGCAAAGTAACGCAGATTAGTGCCGATACAGAGACTAATGAAAAAACTGGCGAGAGCTATTATTTGGTCAGGATAGAAACTGAGAAAAATTATCTTGGTAGCGAAGAAAAGCCACTTAGGATAAAAGTTGGTATGATAGTCTCAGCTGATATCATTACCGGCAAAAAGACAATACTTGATTATTTATTAAAGCCTATTTTAAAGGCAAAACAAAATGCCTTAACGGAGAGGTAA
- the hemN gene encoding oxygen-independent coproporphyrinogen III oxidase, whose product MIDFSAYVKYSRPGPRYTSYPTAPEFSDKFSYEAYIKELEDRDLKRPLSLYLHLPFCRSACYFCGCNVIYTSKEDRKERYIRYIEKELEILARHLDTSTEVLQMHFGGGTPTFYNAVQLDEIIKLIKSKFKNFSKEAEISCEIDPRFLTREQLDVLVSHGFNRISYGVQDFDEKVQKEIHRIQPYEITQNAVKMAREKGIKSINMDLIYGLPYQSLDSFKKTLELALTLDPDRLAVFNYAHVPWIKKSMRKFDEMTLPDPEVKLEILKFTAEFLTKNGYKMIGMDHFAKPNDELFGALANGTLHRNFQGYTTKGGADLIGIGVTSIGECKRHYAQNHKDMDEYEKAIDSGKLPYAKGIYLSDEDLLRKSVIMNLMSNFGLNIKAVEDEFNINFFEHFKEELVELKNLSEFVDVTPTKININETGTLIIRNIAMCFDEYLKKIPENLRRFSKTI is encoded by the coding sequence ATGATTGATTTTAGTGCTTATGTGAAGTATTCAAGGCCAGGGCCAAGATATACTAGCTATCCGACAGCGCCAGAGTTTAGTGATAAATTTAGCTATGAGGCATATATAAAAGAGCTTGAAGACCGTGATCTAAAGCGACCGCTTTCACTATATTTGCACTTGCCATTTTGCAGAAGTGCTTGTTATTTTTGCGGCTGTAACGTCATTTACACTAGCAAAGAGGACCGCAAAGAAAGATATATAAGATATATAGAAAAAGAGCTTGAAATTTTAGCTCGTCACCTGGACACCAGCACTGAGGTCTTGCAGATGCATTTTGGTGGCGGTACACCTACATTTTATAACGCAGTACAGCTTGATGAGATAATTAAATTAATCAAATCTAAATTTAAAAATTTCTCAAAAGAGGCTGAGATAAGTTGCGAGATAGATCCAAGATTTTTAACAAGAGAGCAGCTTGATGTACTTGTTTCTCATGGATTTAACCGCATAAGCTACGGCGTGCAAGATTTTGACGAAAAGGTGCAAAAAGAAATTCACAGAATTCAGCCCTATGAGATCACTCAAAATGCTGTAAAAATGGCTAGAGAAAAGGGCATAAAGTCGATAAATATGGACCTAATCTACGGTCTGCCGTATCAAAGTCTAGATAGTTTTAAAAAGACACTCGAGCTAGCTCTCACGCTTGATCCTGACAGACTTGCAGTCTTTAACTATGCTCATGTGCCATGGATAAAAAAATCAATGCGTAAATTTGATGAGATGACATTGCCAGATCCTGAAGTAAAGCTTGAGATTTTGAAATTTACAGCTGAGTTTTTAACTAAAAATGGCTATAAAATGATAGGCATGGATCACTTTGCAAAACCAAATGACGAGCTCTTTGGCGCTTTAGCAAATGGCACTTTACATAGAAATTTTCAGGGCTACACAACAAAAGGTGGTGCTGACTTGATTGGTATTGGAGTGACCAGCATAGGCGAATGCAAAAGACACTACGCACAAAATCATAAAGATATGGATGAGTATGAAAAGGCAATTGATAGTGGAAAGCTGCCATATGCAAAGGGAATTTATCTAAGTGATGAAGATCTGCTTAGAAAGAGCGTGATTATGAACTTAATGAGTAATTTTGGACTTAATATCAAGGCAGTTGAGGATGAATTTAATATAAATTTCTTTGAACACTTCAAGGAAGAGCTTGTGGAGCTAAAAAATTTAAGTGAGTTTGTTGATGTTACACCCACAAAAATTAACATAAATGAAACAGGTACGCTAATAATACGAAATATTGCAATGTGTTTTGATGAATATCTAAAGAAAATTCCCGAGAATTTAAGGCGTTTTTCTAAAACTATATAA